The Aquisphaera giovannonii genome includes a window with the following:
- a CDS encoding carbamoyltransferase family protein codes for MTAILGISAFYHDSAAALVLDGELVAAAQEERFTRIKHDPAFPSRAVAYCLGEAGLTPGQLDYVAFYDKPLTKFERLLETYLTFAPAGFRSFRLAMPLWLKDKLHMRRTIRHALGDSSRARLVFADHHETHAASAFFPSPFERAAIITLDGVGEWSTTTFGVGEGNRIRLTDHIAFPHSLGLLYSAFTYYCGFKVNSGEYKLMGLAPYGRPVYRDVILQRLIDLKDDGSFWLDMDYFQYCQGLTMTGRRFHDLFGGPPRAPESDLEQRHMDLAASIQAVTEEAVFRIARHAAARTGMRNLVLAGGVALNCVANGWLLREGPFDDIWIQPAAGDAGGALGAALFVWHQLLEKPRPITGRDSQKGSFLGPRFDAEGIAAFLADKPSPGRRFDAEEELVEHVAGLLAEGKVVGWFQGRMEFGPRALGARSILGDPRSPAMQATMNLKIKFRESFRPFAPIILRDRAPEWFDIEPGQESPYMLLVAPVREDRRVPVDPEALRVMADDPDLRRRVNVVRSEIPAVTHVDYSARLQTVDEGRNPRLTRLLEAFDRLTGCPVLVNTSFNVRGEPIVCTPEDAYRCFLATDMDVLVLEDTVLTKDEATRRAGAAAREEYLAQFQLD; via the coding sequence ATGACAGCCATTCTGGGGATCTCCGCATTCTACCACGACAGCGCCGCGGCCCTGGTCCTGGACGGGGAGCTCGTCGCGGCGGCCCAGGAGGAGCGGTTCACGCGGATCAAGCACGATCCGGCCTTCCCCTCCCGCGCCGTCGCCTACTGCCTGGGCGAGGCGGGCCTGACGCCCGGCCAGCTCGACTACGTCGCCTTCTACGACAAGCCCCTGACGAAGTTCGAACGCCTGCTGGAAACCTACCTCACCTTCGCGCCCGCGGGATTCCGCAGCTTCCGCCTGGCCATGCCGCTCTGGCTCAAGGATAAGCTGCACATGAGGCGGACCATCCGCCACGCCCTGGGCGATTCGTCCCGGGCCCGCCTCGTCTTCGCCGACCACCACGAGACCCACGCCGCCAGCGCCTTCTTCCCCAGCCCCTTCGAGAGGGCGGCCATCATCACCCTGGACGGCGTCGGCGAGTGGAGCACGACGACGTTCGGGGTCGGCGAGGGGAATCGCATCCGGCTCACCGATCACATCGCATTCCCCCACTCGCTCGGGCTGCTCTATTCCGCCTTCACCTACTACTGCGGCTTCAAGGTGAACAGCGGGGAGTACAAGCTGATGGGCCTGGCCCCCTACGGCCGGCCCGTCTACCGGGACGTCATCCTGCAGCGGCTCATCGACCTCAAGGATGACGGCAGCTTCTGGCTGGACATGGACTACTTCCAGTACTGCCAGGGGCTGACGATGACCGGCCGCCGGTTCCACGACCTCTTCGGCGGGCCGCCCCGCGCGCCGGAGTCCGACCTGGAGCAGCGGCACATGGACCTGGCCGCGAGCATCCAGGCCGTGACGGAGGAGGCCGTCTTCCGGATCGCCCGGCATGCGGCCGCACGGACCGGCATGAGGAACCTCGTCCTGGCCGGCGGCGTGGCCCTCAACTGCGTGGCCAACGGCTGGCTGCTCCGCGAGGGCCCGTTCGACGACATCTGGATCCAGCCGGCCGCCGGGGACGCCGGCGGGGCGCTGGGCGCGGCACTCTTCGTCTGGCACCAACTCCTGGAGAAACCCCGCCCGATCACCGGCCGGGACTCCCAGAAGGGGAGCTTCCTCGGCCCTCGCTTCGACGCGGAGGGGATCGCCGCGTTCCTCGCCGACAAGCCCTCGCCGGGCCGCCGGTTCGACGCGGAGGAGGAGCTGGTCGAGCACGTCGCCGGGCTGCTCGCCGAGGGCAAGGTCGTGGGCTGGTTCCAGGGCCGGATGGAGTTCGGCCCCCGGGCCCTGGGGGCGCGGAGCATCCTCGGCGACCCCCGCTCCCCGGCCATGCAGGCCACGATGAACCTCAAGATCAAGTTCCGCGAGAGCTTCCGCCCCTTCGCCCCGATCATCCTCCGCGACAGGGCCCCGGAGTGGTTCGACATCGAGCCCGGCCAGGAGAGCCCCTACATGCTCCTCGTCGCGCCGGTCCGCGAGGACCGCCGGGTCCCGGTCGACCCGGAGGCCCTGAGGGTCATGGCGGACGACCCCGACCTCCGCCGCCGGGTCAACGTGGTCCGCTCCGAGATCCCGGCCGTGACCCACGTGGACTACAGCGCCCGGCTCCAGACCGTGGACGAGGGCCGGAATCCCCGGCTCACGCGGCTCCTGGAGGCCTTCGACCGCCTGACCGGCTGCCCCGTCCTGGTGAACACCAGCTTCAACGTCCGGGGGGAGCCCATCGTCTGCACGCCCGAGGACGCCTACCGCTGCTTCCTCGCCACCGACATGGACGTGCTGGTCCTCGAGGACACCGTCCTGACCAAGGACGAGGCGACCCGCCGGGCCGGCGCCGCGGCCCGCGAGGAGTACCTCGCGCAGTTCCAGCTCGACTGA
- a CDS encoding SxtJ family membrane protein, whose translation MQWSDIQFRPEARTLRQFAGLWLVCFGGLAAWEGFRRGHTTAALVLGVLAVLIGTIGMHRPQAIRPIYVGWMVLAFPIGWTVSQAILAVMFYGLFTPIGLAFRLIGRDSLQLARRPGLATYWAPKATPTDPRRYFKQF comes from the coding sequence ATGCAATGGTCCGACATCCAGTTCCGGCCGGAGGCCCGCACGCTCCGCCAGTTCGCCGGGCTCTGGCTCGTCTGCTTCGGCGGCCTCGCCGCCTGGGAGGGCTTCCGCCGGGGCCACACGACCGCGGCCCTCGTGCTCGGGGTCCTGGCGGTCCTGATCGGCACGATCGGGATGCACCGGCCGCAGGCCATCCGGCCGATCTACGTCGGCTGGATGGTTTTGGCCTTCCCGATCGGGTGGACCGTCTCGCAGGCGATCCTGGCCGTCATGTTCTACGGGCTGTTCACGCCGATCGGACTCGCATTCCGCCTGATCGGACGGGATTCGCTCCAGCTCGCCCGCCGGCCGGGGCTGGCGACCTACTGGGCCCCCAAGGCGACGCCGACCGACCCTCGCCGCTACTTCAAGCAGTTCTGA
- a CDS encoding DUF5989 family protein produces MSQTSDKPVSETEKAAASEFEKLAAQPQGESIVSEFLAFLGENKKWWLLPIVVVMLLLGVLIFLSSTAAAPFIYTLF; encoded by the coding sequence ATGAGCCAGACCTCCGACAAGCCCGTCAGCGAGACCGAGAAGGCCGCCGCCAGCGAGTTCGAGAAGCTCGCCGCCCAGCCCCAGGGCGAGAGCATCGTCAGCGAGTTCCTCGCCTTCCTGGGCGAGAACAAGAAGTGGTGGCTCCTGCCGATCGTCGTCGTGATGCTCCTGCTCGGCGTGCTCATCTTCCTCTCCAGCACCGCCGCCGCGCCATTCATCTACACCCTCTTCTGA
- the gpmA gene encoding 2,3-diphosphoglycerate-dependent phosphoglycerate mutase — translation MTKIVLLRHGESVWNKENLFTGWTDVDLSDQGRIEAKKAGELLKADGYTFDVAFTSVLKRAIRTLWMALDELDLMWIPVVHAWQLNERHYGALQGLNKAQTAAKYGDEQVLVWRRSYDTPPPPLEESDPRYPGSDPRYKGLSKSELPLTECLKDTVARVVPYWEGTIVPAIKEGKKVIIAAHGNSLRALVKYLDDIPDDKIVGLNIPTGVPLVYELDDRLKPIKSYYLGDPEEVAKAAAAVAAQGKAK, via the coding sequence ATGACCAAGATCGTGTTGCTGCGACATGGCGAGAGCGTCTGGAACAAGGAAAACCTCTTCACCGGCTGGACCGACGTCGACCTCTCCGATCAGGGCCGCATCGAGGCGAAGAAGGCCGGCGAGCTCCTCAAGGCGGACGGATACACCTTCGATGTCGCCTTCACGTCGGTCCTCAAGCGGGCGATCCGCACCCTCTGGATGGCGCTCGACGAGCTCGACCTGATGTGGATCCCGGTCGTCCACGCCTGGCAGCTCAACGAGCGCCACTACGGGGCGCTCCAGGGCCTGAACAAGGCGCAGACGGCGGCCAAGTACGGGGACGAGCAGGTCCTCGTCTGGCGGCGGAGCTACGACACCCCGCCGCCCCCGCTGGAGGAGTCCGACCCGCGCTATCCCGGCTCGGACCCCCGCTACAAGGGCCTGAGCAAGTCCGAGCTGCCGCTGACCGAGTGCCTGAAGGACACCGTGGCTCGCGTCGTGCCGTACTGGGAGGGGACGATCGTCCCGGCCATCAAGGAGGGGAAGAAGGTCATCATCGCGGCCCACGGCAACAGCCTGCGGGCGCTGGTGAAGTACCTCGACGACATCCCGGACGACAAGATCGTCGGCCTCAACATCCCGACCGGCGTCCCGCTGGTCTACGAGCTCGACGACCGGCTCAAGCCGATCAAGAGCTATTACCTGGGCGACCCCGAGGAGGTCGCGAAGGCGGCCGCGGCGGTCGCGGCGCAGGGCAAGGCGAAGTGA
- a CDS encoding glycoside hydrolase family 3 N-terminal domain-containing protein, with the protein MPSCRLRPLPSAVALLLLVGLAGRARPAPPAGDVERRVDELLARMTAEEKVGQLQQLDSVPNAWTIRDEHRELAARGLVGSFLNIRGAKAINEAQRLALEKSRLKIPILFGFDVIHGYRVIFPIPLAEAGTWDPAAVERAAAIAAAEAASTGLKWTFAPMVDIARDPRWGRIMEGSGEDPYLGSVMAAARVRGFQGDDPAAPDRVLACAKHWVAYGAAEGGRDYNTAELSEHTLRTVYLPPFRAALDAGAQTFMCSFNTVNGVPASANPFLLTKVLRDEWRFDGLLVSDYESVKETIAHRTAADGADAARQALNAGVDMEMVSRLFAAHLPKLLEQGKVPPAKLDEAVRRVLRVKLRAGIFEHPYVDESREAKVVGAREHRAAAREIAARSMVLLKNDGNVLPIKPGTRTIAVLGPLADDADAPLSHWRGDGRVEDTVTLLAGIRSKVQGRAGVQVTHAKGCDIEGDSIDGFPEAVRLARQADLAIVAVGEASAMSGEAGSRSSLDLPGHQLNLVKTIQATGTPTVVVLYNGRPLTLGWVADHVPALLEAWLPGTEGGNAVADVLFGDVNPGAKLPVTFPRVVGQVPIYYNALSTGRPAQADNRYTSKYIDLPPTPQFPFGHGLGYTRFELSRLTLGAKSILPDEKLAVTVDVKNVGDRAGDEVVQLYLRDEVSGVARPVKELAGFRRVSLAPGATQTVRFELGPDRLGLYDAHLRFVVEPGKFQVTAGTSSVGGLTEQFEVAAPRPE; encoded by the coding sequence ATGCCCTCGTGCCGCCTTCGCCCGCTGCCGTCCGCGGTCGCGCTCCTGCTCCTCGTCGGCCTCGCGGGCCGGGCCCGCCCGGCGCCGCCGGCCGGGGACGTGGAGCGGCGGGTGGACGAGCTGCTGGCGAGGATGACGGCCGAGGAGAAGGTCGGCCAGCTCCAGCAGCTCGACAGCGTCCCGAACGCCTGGACGATCCGCGACGAGCACCGGGAGCTCGCCGCCCGGGGGCTCGTCGGCTCGTTCCTCAACATCCGCGGGGCGAAGGCCATCAACGAGGCCCAGCGGCTGGCCCTGGAGAAGTCCCGGCTGAAGATCCCGATCCTCTTCGGCTTCGACGTCATCCACGGCTACCGGGTGATCTTCCCGATCCCCCTGGCCGAGGCCGGCACATGGGATCCGGCCGCCGTCGAGCGGGCCGCGGCCATCGCCGCCGCCGAGGCCGCCTCCACCGGCCTGAAGTGGACGTTCGCCCCGATGGTGGACATCGCCCGGGACCCCCGCTGGGGCCGGATCATGGAGGGCTCCGGCGAGGACCCCTACCTCGGCTCCGTCATGGCCGCCGCCCGCGTCCGCGGCTTCCAGGGGGACGACCCCGCCGCCCCCGACCGCGTCCTCGCGTGTGCCAAGCACTGGGTCGCCTACGGGGCCGCCGAGGGGGGCCGCGACTACAACACCGCGGAGCTCTCCGAGCACACGCTGCGTACGGTCTACCTCCCGCCCTTCCGCGCGGCGCTCGACGCCGGGGCACAGACCTTCATGTGTTCCTTCAACACGGTCAACGGGGTCCCCGCCTCGGCCAACCCGTTCCTCCTCACGAAGGTCCTCCGCGACGAGTGGCGCTTCGACGGCCTCCTCGTCAGCGACTACGAGTCCGTGAAGGAGACGATCGCCCACCGCACCGCCGCCGACGGTGCCGACGCCGCCCGCCAGGCCCTGAACGCCGGCGTCGACATGGAGATGGTCAGCCGCCTCTTCGCCGCCCACCTCCCGAAGCTCCTGGAGCAGGGCAAGGTCCCGCCGGCGAAGCTCGACGAGGCCGTCCGGCGGGTCCTCCGCGTCAAGCTCCGCGCCGGGATCTTCGAGCACCCATACGTCGACGAGTCCCGCGAGGCGAAGGTGGTCGGCGCCCGCGAGCACCGGGCCGCCGCCCGCGAGATCGCCGCCCGCTCCATGGTCCTCCTGAAGAACGACGGGAATGTCCTGCCGATCAAGCCGGGGACCCGCACCATCGCCGTGCTCGGCCCGCTGGCCGATGACGCCGACGCGCCCCTCAGCCACTGGCGGGGCGACGGCCGCGTCGAGGACACGGTCACCCTCCTCGCCGGCATCCGGTCGAAGGTGCAGGGCAGGGCGGGCGTGCAGGTCACCCACGCGAAGGGCTGCGACATCGAGGGCGACTCGATCGACGGCTTCCCCGAGGCCGTCCGCCTGGCCCGCCAGGCCGACCTGGCCATCGTCGCCGTCGGCGAGGCCTCGGCCATGAGCGGCGAGGCCGGCTCGCGGAGCTCGCTGGACCTGCCGGGCCATCAGCTCAACCTCGTCAAGACGATCCAGGCGACGGGCACCCCCACGGTGGTCGTCCTGTACAACGGCCGGCCGTTGACCCTCGGCTGGGTCGCCGACCACGTCCCGGCGCTCCTCGAGGCGTGGCTCCCCGGCACCGAGGGGGGCAACGCCGTGGCCGACGTCCTCTTCGGCGACGTGAACCCCGGCGCCAAGCTGCCTGTCACCTTCCCCCGAGTCGTCGGCCAGGTGCCCATCTACTACAACGCCCTGAGCACCGGCCGGCCGGCGCAGGCCGACAACCGCTACACCTCCAAGTACATCGACCTGCCGCCGACGCCCCAGTTCCCCTTCGGCCACGGCCTCGGCTACACCCGCTTCGAGCTCTCCCGCCTGACCCTGGGCGCGAAGTCCATCCTCCCCGACGAGAAGCTCGCGGTGACCGTCGACGTCAAGAACGTCGGCGACCGCGCGGGGGACGAGGTCGTCCAGCTCTACCTCCGCGACGAGGTCTCCGGCGTCGCCCGCCCGGTCAAGGAGCTCGCCGGCTTCCGGCGCGTCTCCCTCGCGCCGGGCGCGACGCAGACCGTCCGCTTCGAGCTCGGCCCCGACCGCCTCGGCCTCTACGACGCGCACCTCCGGTTCGTCGTCGAGCCCGGCAAGTTCCAGGTCACCGCCGGCACAAGCAGCGTCGGCGGCCTCACCGAGCAGTTCGAGGTCGCCGCCCCACGGCCCGAATGA